Proteins encoded by one window of Cylindrospermum stagnale PCC 7417:
- a CDS encoding helix-turn-helix domain-containing protein produces MGLVKLRIKEFAAREGWTLKEVSERSKVPYSTVKSYAVSPGMVMADLTALRRLARTFDVLIEDLFDVVEE; encoded by the coding sequence ATGGGTTTGGTCAAGTTACGGATTAAAGAGTTTGCCGCTAGAGAAGGCTGGACACTCAAGGAAGTTTCTGAGCGGTCTAAAGTGCCATATAGTACCGTGAAAAGTTATGCCGTGTCTCCGGGAATGGTGATGGCTGATTTAACTGCCTTGCGAAGACTAGCACGGACTTTTGATGTGTTAATTGAAGACTTGTTTGATGTAGTCGAAGAATAA
- the bioD gene encoding dethiobiotin synthase, with amino-acid sequence MKTLLITGTDTEAGKTVLTTALAAYWQKYYPQHSWGIMKPIQAGIGDREWYQNLFALEQSAAEITPLYFQAPLAPPIAAAKENRRVDLAVVWQALTELQKRRDFVLVEALGGLGSPITEEFTIADLAGEWRLPTLLVVPVRLGAIAQAVANVALARQKKVNLQGIILNCVQPRTEAEIADWTPPELIQSLTNIPVLGCLPYLDNLTDLDKLAQAASNLDWETLHFQNA; translated from the coding sequence TTGAAAACACTACTGATTACGGGAACTGATACAGAGGCTGGCAAAACGGTTTTAACAACAGCCTTGGCCGCCTATTGGCAAAAATATTATCCTCAACACAGCTGGGGAATTATGAAACCGATTCAAGCGGGGATAGGCGATCGCGAATGGTACCAAAATCTATTTGCCCTAGAGCAATCAGCCGCAGAAATCACACCGTTGTATTTTCAAGCGCCCCTCGCGCCTCCGATCGCCGCCGCCAAAGAAAATCGCCGCGTTGATTTAGCCGTAGTTTGGCAAGCTTTGACAGAGTTGCAAAAGCGTCGTGATTTCGTCTTGGTAGAAGCTTTAGGTGGTTTAGGCTCACCAATAACCGAGGAATTTACCATAGCTGATTTAGCGGGAGAATGGCGTTTACCAACACTGTTAGTCGTACCAGTGAGGTTGGGTGCGATCGCGCAAGCCGTAGCCAATGTAGCCTTAGCAAGACAAAAAAAGGTGAATCTCCAAGGCATTATTCTCAACTGTGTCCAACCTCGCACAGAAGCTGAAATAGCCGACTGGACACCACCAGAGTTAATTCAATCACTGACTAACATCCCCGTTTTAGGCTGCTTACCTTATCTAGATAACCTCACAGATTTGGACAAACTCGCCCAAGCAGCATCAAATTTAGATTGGGAAACCTTACATTTCCAAAACGCCTAA
- the typA gene encoding translational GTPase TypA → MTLPIRNVAIIAHVDHGKTTLVDALLKQSGIFREGEDVPDCVMDSNALERERGITILSKNTAVRYKETLINIVDTPGHADFGGEVERVLGMVDGCLLIVDANEGPMPQTRFVLKKALEKGLRPILVVNKIDRGQADPHVAVDKVLDLFLELGADEDQCDFTYLFASGMGGYAKESLEAEAVDMQPLFEAILRHVPAPVGDPNKPLQLQVTTLDYSEYLGRIVIGRIHNGTIRSGQQAALVTEDGTIVKGKITKLMGFEGLKRVEMEEATAGYIVAVSGFADAYIGETITDPNEPQALPLIKVDEPTLQMTFWVNDSPFAGQEGKLVTSRQVRDRLFRELETNVALRVEETDSPDKFLVSGRGELHLGILIETMRREGFEFQVSQPQVIYREVNGQPCEPYELLVLDVPADGVGSCIERLGQRKGEMQDMQPGSGDRTQLEFVIPARGLIGFRGEFMRMTRGEGIMNHSFLDYRQFSGEIEARNKGVLISFEEGVSTFYAMRNAEDRGSFFITPGTKVYRGMIVGEHNRPQDLELNICKTKQLTNHRAAGGDELVQLQAPIDMSLERALEYIGPDELVEVTPQSIRLRKMSKKLAKR, encoded by the coding sequence ATGACGCTCCCAATTCGTAACGTCGCCATTATTGCCCACGTTGACCACGGCAAAACCACCCTCGTTGATGCACTCCTCAAACAATCCGGCATTTTCCGCGAAGGGGAAGACGTTCCGGATTGCGTCATGGACTCCAACGCCCTAGAAAGGGAACGAGGAATTACTATCCTTTCCAAAAATACAGCGGTTCGCTATAAAGAAACGCTGATTAATATTGTTGATACCCCTGGACACGCTGACTTCGGCGGTGAAGTGGAACGGGTACTCGGCATGGTTGACGGATGTCTGCTGATTGTTGATGCCAACGAAGGCCCCATGCCCCAAACGCGCTTTGTCCTCAAAAAAGCGTTGGAAAAAGGTCTGCGCCCAATTCTTGTTGTCAACAAAATCGACCGTGGACAAGCTGACCCCCACGTTGCGGTTGATAAAGTTCTCGATCTGTTCTTGGAATTAGGGGCAGATGAAGACCAGTGTGATTTTACCTATCTGTTTGCCTCCGGTATGGGAGGTTACGCCAAGGAAAGCTTGGAAGCAGAAGCGGTAGATATGCAACCTTTATTTGAAGCAATTCTCCGCCACGTACCAGCACCTGTAGGTGACCCCAATAAGCCCCTGCAATTGCAAGTCACAACCCTAGATTATTCTGAATATTTGGGGCGGATTGTCATTGGGAGAATTCACAATGGGACTATCCGCTCTGGGCAGCAAGCCGCGCTGGTTACAGAAGATGGCACCATTGTCAAGGGTAAAATCACCAAGCTGATGGGCTTTGAAGGCTTGAAGCGGGTGGAAATGGAAGAAGCAACCGCCGGCTATATCGTTGCCGTGTCTGGTTTTGCTGATGCTTATATCGGGGAAACGATCACTGACCCCAACGAACCCCAAGCTTTACCACTAATTAAAGTGGATGAACCAACTTTGCAAATGACCTTCTGGGTGAATGATTCTCCCTTTGCTGGTCAAGAAGGTAAGTTGGTAACTTCTCGCCAAGTGCGCGATCGCTTATTCCGCGAATTGGAAACAAACGTCGCCCTGCGGGTTGAAGAAACCGATTCACCAGATAAATTCCTGGTTTCCGGTCGGGGAGAATTACACCTGGGTATCTTAATCGAAACCATGCGCCGCGAAGGTTTCGAGTTCCAAGTATCTCAGCCTCAAGTAATTTACCGTGAAGTTAACGGTCAACCTTGCGAACCTTATGAACTCCTAGTGTTGGACGTTCCCGCCGATGGCGTCGGTAGCTGCATCGAACGCTTGGGACAACGCAAAGGCGAAATGCAAGATATGCAACCTGGTAGTGGCGATCGCACACAACTAGAGTTCGTGATTCCCGCCCGTGGCTTAATTGGTTTCCGGGGTGAATTTATGCGGATGACTCGTGGTGAAGGCATCATGAATCACAGTTTCCTCGACTACCGTCAATTCAGTGGCGAAATTGAAGCCCGGAACAAAGGCGTTTTAATCTCCTTTGAAGAAGGTGTTTCTACCTTCTACGCCATGAGAAACGCTGAAGATAGAGGTTCATTCTTTATCACTCCCGGCACCAAAGTTTACAGAGGCATGATTGTTGGTGAACACAATCGCCCCCAAGACTTAGAACTGAACATCTGTAAAACCAAGCAGCTAACCAACCACCGCGCCGCTGGTGGTGATGAACTGGTACAGTTGCAAGCACCCATAGACATGAGTCTAGAACGTGCCCTTGAGTACATCGGCCCAGATGAATTAGTGGAAGTAACACCCCAATCAATTCGTCTCCGCAAGATGTCCAAGAAATTAGCAAAACGGTAA
- a CDS encoding photosystem II protein, Psb35-related — MTILIALLVVGWVAGSVLGSLAYFLGEQSKPIHERNWRSDSFEKLAKSITGLDTDYSDRTPAYAMDAYASRSLPQ, encoded by the coding sequence ATGACTATTTTAATTGCATTATTGGTTGTCGGTTGGGTCGCTGGTTCAGTTTTAGGCTCTCTAGCTTATTTTCTGGGAGAGCAAAGCAAGCCCATCCATGAGCGCAACTGGCGTTCTGATTCTTTTGAGAAGTTGGCTAAATCTATTACTGGCTTAGATACAGACTATAGCGATCGCACTCCAGCCTATGCAATGGATGCTTACGCTAGTCGCTCTCTGCCCCAATAA
- a CDS encoding type II toxin-antitoxin system RelE/ParE family toxin translates to MEALPREIQRYITLDNKIPFDDWFNSLRDTKAKDKVIVRLERVKLGNLGDYRSIEQGVYELRIDFGPGYRVYFGQIGTTIVLLLCGGDKSSQQQDIRQALEYWKAYRS, encoded by the coding sequence ATGGAAGCACTACCGCGAGAAATTCAAAGATATATTACACTTGATAACAAGATTCCCTTTGATGACTGGTTTAATTCTTTACGAGATACTAAAGCTAAAGATAAAGTTATTGTGAGATTGGAGCGAGTAAAGCTAGGTAATTTAGGTGATTACCGCTCAATTGAACAAGGAGTATACGAATTAAGAATTGACTTTGGGCCTGGTTATCGTGTTTATTTTGGACAAATTGGCACAACCATAGTACTTCTACTATGCGGTGGAGACAAAAGTAGTCAACAGCAAGATATTCGCCAAGCTCTAGAATACTGGAAAGCCTACAGGAGTTAA
- a CDS encoding serine/threonine-protein kinase produces MQPPITVGTVLQNRYRIIQILGQGGFGRTYLAEDQRRFNEPCAIKELILTATGSFALEKAQELFQRESAILYQIDHPQVPKFRERFEQDDRLFLVEDYVAGKTYRALLAERLAEGLAFTEAEVLQWLISLLPVLQHIHSLGIIHRDISPENIILRAGDDKPVLIDFGVVKELATRLQSPDTTPVTSVGKLGYSPSEQMQTGQAYPSSDLYALGVTAIVLLTGKEATALFDQTQLTWNWQQWVGVNPLFAEVLQRMLNYKPSDRYQSAADVLQALQSLDQPHVSIPVSHLQTIAVGHRPDPLPPSSFPNKPHPVILKSRDGSILDSPFAVGAIGSAVVILAGLGSWALVNSIRSQSKTTPEAAPPQTFPSPVISGSTTPTPTATPTSTPTPTPTKIEFVVLNKRLNLGASNTTKVDDTLKANQIFRYSFIGEVGQKLTASVDQGSGILLTILRSNRQPIDNQSLEVQAYEGILPSTGRYTIQLSLAPSVAASDYTLNVSLENPVKATPTPTPTPTVTPTPTPTITPTATPSPTTSEEPQKPEAEITPTPAPGETSSP; encoded by the coding sequence ATGCAACCACCCATTACAGTTGGTACTGTCCTACAAAACCGTTACCGCATAATTCAAATTCTCGGACAGGGAGGATTTGGTAGAACCTATCTTGCAGAAGACCAGAGGCGCTTTAATGAACCTTGCGCGATTAAAGAGTTGATTCTCACAGCAACGGGGTCTTTCGCTCTTGAAAAGGCGCAAGAGCTTTTCCAGCGAGAATCTGCTATTTTGTATCAAATCGATCATCCACAAGTACCTAAATTCCGAGAGAGGTTTGAACAAGACGATCGCTTGTTTTTGGTGGAGGACTATGTTGCAGGTAAGACCTACCGGGCGCTGCTGGCTGAACGTCTTGCTGAAGGTCTTGCCTTCACCGAGGCAGAAGTATTGCAGTGGCTGATTTCTTTGTTACCCGTTTTGCAGCATATTCATAGTCTGGGGATTATTCACCGGGATATTTCACCAGAAAATATTATTTTGCGAGCTGGTGACGACAAGCCAGTGTTAATCGATTTTGGGGTGGTGAAAGAATTAGCAACCAGATTGCAATCCCCAGACACAACGCCAGTCACCTCTGTGGGTAAATTAGGCTATTCTCCCAGTGAGCAAATGCAAACAGGGCAAGCTTATCCTAGTAGTGACTTGTATGCTTTAGGGGTAACGGCGATCGTTTTGCTGACTGGTAAAGAAGCAACGGCGCTATTTGATCAAACCCAATTAACTTGGAATTGGCAACAGTGGGTGGGAGTTAATCCGCTATTTGCCGAGGTTTTGCAGCGGATGTTGAATTATAAACCAAGCGATCGCTATCAAAGTGCTGCGGATGTACTCCAAGCCCTGCAATCTTTAGATCAACCCCATGTCTCTATTCCCGTATCTCACCTGCAAACTATCGCTGTGGGTCATCGTCCTGACCCCTTACCACCTTCATCTTTCCCCAACAAACCCCATCCTGTAATTCTAAAGAGTCGCGATGGCTCAATCTTAGATAGCCCGTTTGCAGTTGGGGCAATTGGTAGCGCTGTAGTGATTCTAGCGGGATTAGGTTCTTGGGCGCTGGTGAATTCGATCCGCAGTCAATCAAAAACAACACCAGAAGCAGCACCGCCACAAACTTTCCCCTCACCAGTTATTTCTGGTAGTACAACACCAACACCCACAGCCACACCCACATCTACACCCACACCCACACCCACCAAAATTGAATTTGTTGTGTTGAATAAGCGCCTCAATTTAGGAGCATCTAACACAACTAAAGTAGATGACACTCTCAAAGCAAATCAAATATTCCGGTACTCCTTTATTGGCGAAGTAGGGCAAAAGTTAACTGCGTCTGTTGACCAAGGAAGTGGTATTTTGTTAACTATCTTACGTTCCAATCGCCAACCAATTGATAATCAATCCCTGGAAGTTCAAGCATACGAAGGAATATTGCCTTCTACTGGTAGATATACTATTCAATTAAGTTTGGCTCCATCGGTTGCCGCAAGTGATTATACCCTAAATGTTTCTTTAGAAAACCCAGTTAAAGCAACGCCGACACCAACGCCCACGCCAACAGTCACACCAACACCAACGCCCACAATAACACCAACAGCAACACCAAGCCCCACTACTAGCGAAGAACCACAAAAACCAGAGGCGGAAATAACACCAACACCAGCCCCTGGTGAAACAAGTTCACCCTAA
- a CDS encoding ribose-phosphate pyrophosphokinase, whose translation MNAHRGSAVLSSATLKVQPVTTGLTENHRLRLFSGSANVPLSQEVARYLGMDLGPMIRKRFADGELYVQIQESIRGCDVYLIQPTCQPVNDHLMELLIMVDACRRASARQVTAVIPYYGYARADRKTAGRESITAKLVANLITQAGANRILAMDLHAAQIQGYFDIPFDHVYGSPVLLDYLASKELQDIVVVSPDVGGVARARAFAKKLNDAPLAIIDKRRQAHNVAEVMNVIGDVKGKTAVLVDDMIDTGGTIAEGARLLREEGASQVYACATHAVFSPPAIERLSSGLFEEVIVTNTIPIPENNHFPQLVVLSVANLLGEAIWRIHEDSSLSSLFR comes from the coding sequence ATGAATGCACATCGAGGATCTGCTGTGCTCAGTTCTGCAACTTTAAAAGTGCAGCCAGTGACAACAGGACTGACTGAAAATCATCGCCTGCGGTTATTTTCTGGCTCTGCCAACGTACCACTGTCTCAAGAAGTCGCTCGTTATCTGGGGATGGACTTGGGGCCAATGATTCGCAAAAGATTTGCGGATGGAGAACTCTACGTTCAAATCCAAGAATCGATTCGGGGTTGCGATGTCTATTTAATCCAGCCAACTTGTCAACCTGTAAACGATCATTTAATGGAATTGTTGATTATGGTTGACGCCTGTCGTCGAGCTTCTGCGCGACAGGTTACAGCAGTAATACCCTACTATGGTTACGCTCGTGCCGATCGCAAAACGGCAGGCAGAGAGTCAATAACTGCCAAGCTAGTTGCTAACCTGATTACTCAAGCAGGTGCTAACCGGATTCTGGCAATGGATTTGCATGCAGCGCAAATTCAAGGTTATTTCGATATTCCCTTTGATCATGTTTACGGTTCGCCAGTTCTGCTGGATTATTTAGCCAGCAAAGAACTACAAGACATTGTGGTTGTTTCCCCCGATGTCGGCGGTGTCGCACGAGCCAGGGCATTTGCGAAAAAGCTAAATGATGCCCCACTGGCAATTATTGATAAACGTCGTCAGGCTCATAATGTAGCCGAAGTGATGAATGTTATCGGTGATGTCAAGGGGAAAACGGCTGTGTTGGTAGATGACATGATCGATACTGGTGGCACGATTGCAGAAGGAGCCAGGTTGCTGCGGGAGGAAGGCGCAAGTCAGGTATATGCCTGTGCAACTCATGCAGTGTTCTCTCCGCCGGCAATTGAGCGGTTGTCAAGTGGCTTATTTGAGGAAGTTATAGTCACTAATACAATTCCTATCCCCGAAAACAATCACTTTCCCCAATTAGTGGTGCTTTCAGTGGCTAATCTGCTAGGTGAAGCCATCTGGCGAATTCATGAAGATAGTTCACTCAGTAGTCTGTTTCGCTAA
- a CDS encoding HD domain-containing protein: MLSERFTAALTYATELHAKQVRKGSGVPYIAHLLGVTSIALEHGANEDEAIASLLHDAIEDQGGAATRAEIRQRFGENVTAIVDACTDADTTPKPPWKQRKQAYIAHIPTASPSVLLVSAADKLYNAQSILRDYRIVGETLWQRFQGGRTGTLWYYRALVDAFNKTKVTPLVEELERVVLELEMLTNHKK, translated from the coding sequence ATGCTATCAGAACGCTTTACCGCAGCCCTTACCTACGCCACCGAACTCCACGCCAAACAGGTGCGTAAAGGCTCAGGAGTCCCTTATATTGCCCATTTATTGGGTGTCACCAGTATTGCATTAGAACATGGTGCTAACGAAGACGAAGCGATCGCATCTTTATTACATGATGCCATCGAAGATCAAGGCGGTGCTGCCACAAGAGCAGAAATCCGCCAGCGCTTTGGTGAGAACGTGACAGCAATTGTCGATGCTTGCACAGACGCCGACACCACACCCAAACCCCCTTGGAAACAGCGCAAACAAGCATATATTGCCCATATTCCCACCGCTTCCCCATCAGTGCTGCTAGTTTCCGCAGCGGATAAACTCTACAATGCTCAGTCAATTCTCAGAGATTATCGCATCGTCGGTGAAACACTGTGGCAACGCTTTCAGGGCGGTAGAACGGGTACACTGTGGTATTATCGAGCGCTGGTGGATGCTTTTAACAAAACGAAAGTAACTCCCCTGGTAGAAGAACTAGAACGGGTAGTTTTAGAGTTAGAGATGCTGACAAACCATAAAAAATGA
- a CDS encoding serine/threonine protein kinase: MAWLSGQRLQDGKYTIERKLGQGGFGITYLARDKNGNPFVIKTLKDTDIDNDDFDKRQQDFVNEALRLAKCSHPHIVKVYNCINEGGLLGMVMEYIEGEELGSLGNVPESQALGYIRQIGEALTVVHQNGLLHRDVTPKNILVRSNKSEAVLIDFGISREFAPNVTQTHTAFFTPFYAPPEQYNPRAKRGPFMDVYSLAATLYKLLTGSEPESAVSRAIGCQLAEPKKLNSSISNRINKAILKGMELQPDNRPQSVQEWLELLKVPKITSLNIDELFLEVIELSLEE; the protein is encoded by the coding sequence ATGGCTTGGCTATCAGGACAGCGATTGCAGGATGGTAAGTATACCATTGAAAGGAAGTTAGGACAGGGCGGTTTTGGCATTACTTATCTTGCCAGAGATAAAAATGGCAATCCATTTGTTATCAAAACCCTGAAGGATACAGATATAGACAATGATGATTTTGATAAACGCCAGCAAGATTTTGTTAATGAAGCACTCAGATTAGCTAAATGCAGTCATCCTCATATTGTTAAAGTTTACAACTGTATCAATGAGGGTGGACTATTGGGTATGGTCATGGAGTATATTGAAGGGGAAGAGTTAGGCAGTTTAGGAAATGTACCAGAGTCTCAGGCTTTAGGCTATATTCGACAAATTGGTGAAGCATTAACAGTTGTTCATCAAAATGGTTTATTACATCGGGATGTCACACCAAAAAATATCCTAGTAAGAAGTAATAAATCTGAAGCCGTTCTGATTGATTTTGGAATTTCCCGTGAGTTTGCCCCTAATGTAACGCAGACTCATACAGCATTTTTTACACCTTTCTATGCACCACCTGAGCAATATAATCCTCGTGCCAAGCGCGGCCCTTTTATGGATGTATACTCTTTAGCTGCAACCCTATACAAATTGCTAACGGGATCAGAACCTGAATCCGCAGTCTCTAGAGCAATTGGTTGTCAACTAGCGGAACCCAAAAAACTTAATTCTAGTATTAGTAATAGAATTAATAAGGCAATTCTTAAAGGAATGGAGTTACAACCAGATAACCGTCCTCAGTCAGTTCAAGAATGGTTAGAACTTTTAAAAGTACCAAAAATTACGAGTTTAAATATAGACGAATTGTTCTTAGAAGTTATTGAACTTTCCTTAGAAGAATAG
- a CDS encoding M20 family metallopeptidase — translation MVSTFPNASAVDLSRLRLSICSLQPQLVEWRRRLHQQPELGFQEKLTSEFVAHKLQEWGIEHATGIAQTGIVATIKGNKLGSEKVLAIRADMDALPIQELNEVPYRSQHDGVMHACGHDGHTAIALGTAYYLQQHRQDFAGSVKIIFQPAEEGPGGAKPMIAAGVLKNPDVDAIIGLHLWNNLPLGTVGVRAGALMAAVECFNCTISGKGGHGAMPHQTVDSIVVAAQIVNALQTIVARNVNPLDSAVVTVGELHAGTRENVIADTAKMSGTVRYFNPDLTDFFKQRIEQIIAGVCQSHGAKYNLDYSKLYPPVINDADIAALVQSVAEQVIETPVGIVPECQTMGGEDMSFFLQEIPGCYFFLGAANPAKKLDYPHHHPRFDFDETALAMGVELFVRCVEKFCA, via the coding sequence ATGGTTTCCACATTTCCCAATGCCTCTGCTGTAGATTTATCTCGCTTGCGACTGTCGATTTGCTCATTGCAACCGCAACTTGTAGAATGGCGGCGGCGACTACATCAACAACCAGAGTTAGGTTTTCAAGAAAAACTGACATCTGAATTTGTCGCCCACAAGTTGCAAGAATGGGGAATTGAGCATGCAACTGGCATAGCCCAAACTGGTATTGTTGCCACGATCAAAGGTAATAAACTTGGTTCTGAAAAAGTGTTGGCGATTCGGGCAGATATGGATGCTTTGCCAATCCAAGAACTTAATGAGGTGCCGTATCGCTCACAGCATGATGGAGTGATGCACGCTTGTGGACATGACGGACATACTGCGATCGCCTTAGGCACAGCTTACTATCTTCAACAGCATCGCCAAGACTTTGCCGGTAGCGTCAAAATTATCTTCCAGCCAGCAGAAGAAGGTCCAGGAGGCGCAAAACCGATGATTGCCGCTGGGGTACTGAAAAACCCTGATGTTGATGCAATTATCGGTTTGCACCTGTGGAATAATCTACCCTTGGGGACAGTAGGCGTCCGTGCTGGCGCGTTAATGGCAGCTGTGGAATGCTTTAACTGCACAATTTCGGGTAAAGGTGGACATGGTGCCATGCCCCATCAAACCGTTGATTCGATTGTGGTTGCTGCCCAAATAGTCAATGCCCTACAAACCATTGTGGCTCGGAACGTCAACCCGTTAGATTCCGCAGTAGTGACAGTCGGCGAACTCCACGCCGGCACAAGGGAAAATGTGATTGCTGATACAGCCAAGATGAGCGGCACTGTCAGGTATTTTAATCCTGATTTAACCGACTTTTTTAAACAGCGCATCGAGCAGATTATTGCCGGAGTTTGCCAGAGTCATGGGGCAAAATATAACTTGGATTACTCGAAACTATATCCACCAGTAATCAATGATGCTGATATAGCCGCGCTGGTGCAGTCCGTGGCAGAACAAGTGATAGAAACCCCTGTGGGTATCGTGCCAGAATGCCAAACTATGGGCGGTGAGGATATGTCATTTTTCCTGCAAGAGATACCTGGTTGTTATTTCTTCCTCGGTGCTGCCAATCCCGCCAAGAAATTGGACTATCCCCATCATCACCCCCGATTTGACTTTGATGAAACCGCCTTGGCAATGGGTGTAGAACTCTTTGTGCGTTGTGTAGAAAAATTTTGCGCTTAG
- a CDS encoding glycoside hydrolase family 57 protein encodes MAIGYVALVLHAHLPFVRHPESDYVLEEEWLYEAITETYIPLLKVFEGLKRDGIDFKITMSMTPPLVSMLRDPLLQERYDAHLAQLEELIELEAERNVHNGHLRYLAEHYATEFNEARELWERYDGDLVTAFKQFQDTNNLEIITCGATHGYLPLMKMYPQAVWAQIQVACEHYEQTFGQAPRGIWLPECAYYEGVERMLADAGLRYFLTDGHGILYARPRPRFGTYAPIYSETGVAVFGRDHESSQQVWSSEVGYPGAAEYREFYKDLGWEAEYEYIKPYIMPNGQRKNTGIKYHKITGRGLGLSDKALYDPYWAREKAAEHAANFMYNREQQSAHLYGIMQRPPVIVSPYDAELFGHWWYEGPWFIDYLFRKSWYDQKTYAMTHLADYLRDNPTQQVCRPSQSSWGYKGFHEYWLNETNAWIYPHLHKAAERMIEISTLEPEDELQWKALNQAARELLLAQSSDWAFIMRTGTMVPYAVRRTRSHLMRFNKLYEDVKIGKIDSGWLEKVELIDNIFPEINYRVYRPL; translated from the coding sequence ATGGCTATAGGCTACGTTGCGCTCGTACTTCACGCACACCTGCCCTTCGTTCGTCACCCAGAAAGTGACTACGTGCTAGAGGAAGAATGGCTCTATGAAGCCATTACCGAAACTTACATTCCCTTATTGAAAGTATTTGAAGGCTTAAAGCGAGACGGTATCGACTTTAAAATCACCATGAGTATGACACCCCCCCTAGTGTCAATGCTCCGTGATCCTTTACTACAAGAACGCTATGACGCACACTTAGCCCAACTAGAAGAACTTATAGAGCTAGAAGCGGAGCGTAATGTCCACAATGGGCATCTGCGTTATTTAGCCGAACATTACGCCACTGAGTTTAACGAAGCGCGTGAGCTATGGGAACGTTATGACGGTGACTTGGTAACAGCTTTTAAGCAGTTTCAAGACACAAATAACCTAGAAATTATTACTTGCGGTGCTACTCACGGCTATTTGCCATTGATGAAAATGTATCCGCAAGCTGTGTGGGCGCAAATTCAGGTGGCTTGCGAACACTACGAGCAAACCTTTGGACAAGCGCCTAGAGGCATTTGGTTGCCTGAATGTGCTTACTATGAAGGTGTGGAGCGAATGCTAGCAGATGCTGGTTTGCGCTACTTCCTCACTGATGGACATGGGATTCTTTACGCTCGTCCCCGTCCGCGCTTTGGCACCTATGCCCCGATTTATTCGGAAACTGGTGTGGCTGTTTTTGGTCGAGATCATGAATCTTCTCAACAGGTATGGTCTTCTGAAGTTGGCTATCCTGGGGCGGCAGAATATCGGGAATTTTACAAAGATTTGGGCTGGGAAGCAGAATATGAGTACATCAAGCCTTATATCATGCCCAATGGTCAGCGGAAAAATACGGGCATTAAGTACCACAAAATTACTGGACGCGGCTTAGGATTATCAGATAAAGCTCTCTATGATCCCTATTGGGCTAGGGAAAAGGCAGCAGAACACGCTGCTAACTTTATGTATAACCGCGAGCAACAATCAGCCCATCTCTATGGGATTATGCAGCGTCCGCCGGTGATTGTTTCGCCCTACGATGCAGAGTTGTTTGGACATTGGTGGTATGAAGGCCCTTGGTTTATTGATTATCTGTTCCGCAAGTCCTGGTATGACCAAAAAACCTATGCCATGACCCATTTAGCAGATTATTTACGGGATAACCCAACTCAGCAAGTGTGTCGTCCTTCGCAATCTAGTTGGGGTTATAAGGGTTTCCATGAGTATTGGTTGAATGAAACGAATGCGTGGATTTACCCGCATTTGCACAAAGCTGCTGAACGCATGATTGAAATTTCCACACTGGAACCAGAGGATGAATTGCAATGGAAGGCGCTGAACCAAGCAGCGCGGGAACTGCTATTGGCACAATCTTCTGACTGGGCGTTTATTATGCGGACAGGGACAATGGTGCCTTACGCTGTGAGAAGAACGCGATCGCACCTCATGCGCTTCAACAAGCTTTACGAAGATGTGAAAATCGGTAAAATCGATAGCGGTTGGCTGGAAAAAGTCGAATTAATAGACAATATCTTCCCAGAAATTAACTATCGCGTCTACCGTCCGTTGTAG
- a CDS encoding DNA-binding protein translates to MLKSLPYQDFLISHLKDKNHAAGYIEAVFEEQDPEPELLKLVLSNVAEALSEQNMTPEEAKLHREKLDELLSQQGSEAIYNLGTWLNALGLKLTVAVAEKVEDNNITNAVTSSEVPV, encoded by the coding sequence ATGCTTAAAAGTTTACCTTACCAAGACTTTTTAATCTCACATCTCAAAGACAAAAATCATGCGGCTGGTTATATTGAAGCTGTGTTTGAAGAACAAGATCCCGAACCTGAACTACTCAAACTTGTACTCAGCAATGTAGCCGAAGCACTGAGTGAACAAAATATGACACCTGAAGAAGCAAAACTGCATCGAGAAAAACTAGATGAATTGCTATCCCAACAGGGAAGTGAAGCAATTTATAATCTGGGAACTTGGCTAAATGCTTTGGGATTAAAACTAACCGTTGCTGTTGCTGAAAAGGTAGAAGATAATAACATCACTAATGCTGTCACTAGCTCCGAAGTTCCTGTTTAA